GATGGCCTATGACAGGTTTGTGGCAATCTGTCACCCCCTCCACTATACAGTCACCATGAACCCCCAGCAGAGTGGCCTGCTGGTTCTGCTTTCTTTTATCATCAGTCTTTTATACTCCCTGGTGCACTGCTTAATGATGTCACAGCTAAAGTTCTGTTCAGATGTGGAGATTCctcatttcttctgtgacccTCCTCAACTACTCAAACTTGCCTGTTCTGACACCTCCACCAATAACATATTAATATGTTTTCATGGTGCCATCTTTGGTGGAATTCCAGTCTCACTGATCATTTTCTCTTATACTCAAATAGTTTCCTCCATTCTGAGAGTCCCAACCCCATGTGGGAGGTATAAAATCTTTACAACCTGTGGCTCTCACCTAACAGtagtttgcttattttatggTACTGGCATGGGAGTGTACCTGAGTTCAGTTTACTCAGATTCAACCAGAAGGAGTGCAGTGGCCTCAGTGATGTATACACTGGTTGctcccatgctgaacccctttatctacagcctgaggaacaggGACATCAAGATGGCCCTGGGGAGGATCTTAAAGAGAACACCCTAATTTCAGTACTGTGCCTTATTTTTAGGTTTGTGtataagaaaacacagaaaaccaTTATCTGGAAAGTAAAGTATGCCTCTTTGGTCACAGAATTTTTTATTCCTCtaatggttttattttctcttttcatctcatttttcCCCATTGCTCTTTGCCACAATTTTTTGGGCTGCTGTATGATTCCTGTTGCTAGTATATGTTATTTAAATGTCaagactttatttctttatttctagttACATTTAGTTTAACTTACATCACTTCAGGATTTACAAATAATGTATGCACATGGTAAACTCCCATCAAATATAGGTATCTTCACTGTGATCACCTACTCTAAGGGCATTCCATTCAATTAAATTATTTGAACTTATACTATATTTTAACCTGTTTATCTGACAACCCATTATActttaatgtttataaaattagaGGGAGAACAATCCAAAGCAAAGCCTGAATACCAATTTTCCTCTACTCAAAATCTATTATAGGGAGAGTAGAAATATATACCATA
This region of Choloepus didactylus isolate mChoDid1 chromosome 25 unlocalized genomic scaffold, mChoDid1.pri SUPER_25_unloc5, whole genome shotgun sequence genomic DNA includes:
- the LOC119525696 gene encoding olfactory receptor 18-like produces the protein MYLITVLGNLLIMLTVISDAHLHTPMYFFLFNLSLADINFTSTTVPKMLMDIHTHCGVISYTGCLIQLYFFYLFGCLDSLLLTVMAYDRFVAICHPLHYTVTMNPQQSGLLVLLSFIISLLYSLVHCLMMSQLKFCSDVEIPHFFCDPPQLLKLACSDTSTNNILICFHGAIFGGIPVSLIIFSYTQIVSSILRVPTPCGRYKIFTTCGSHLTVVCLFYGTGMGVYLSSVYSDSTRRSAVASVMYTLVAPMLNPFIYSLRNRDIKMALGRILKRTP